The Thermomonospora curvata DSM 43183 DNA segment GGTGACGCCGGTGATCCACCGCGCCAGGGCCGGCGGGGCCAGCACATGGTCCAGTTCGCCGGCCTGGCCGTCGAAGACGTGGCTGTAGCGGCGCCCGGCCGGGACGAACCGCTCGGTCTGGCCGGCCAGCCCGGATGCCGCCAGTGTCTTGATCGGGTCTTCCCGCCCGTAGGAGTTCAGGTCGCCGATCACCAGCGGGTGCGGCACCGCGGCGGCCAGCTCCGCCAGCGCCCGGGCCTGCCGGACGCGCCGGGCGTTGTAGCAGCCCTGCCCGTCGCCCTGGTCGGCGTCCGGCCCGCTGGCGCCGTCGCAGCGCTTGGACTTGAGGTGGCCGACGATCACGGTGAACGGCGTGCCGCCGCCCGCGTGCCGGAAGGTCTGCGCCAGCGGGGGCCGCTCGAAGACCGCATCGGCCGCGGTGCGGGCCGGTCCCACCGGCCGCACCCGGCCCGGCCGGTAGATCAGTGCGACGTGGATGGCGTCCCCGCCTGGACCGGGATGGCGGATCCAGGAGTAGGCGCCCGCGCCCACGGCCGCGTTCAGCCGGTCGACCAGCGCCTTGACGGCGGCATCGCCGTTGTTCTCCACCTCCATCAGGCCGACCACGTCGGCGTCCATGCCCTTGAGCGCGGCGACCAGCTTGGCGAGCTGGCGCTCCCGCTCCAGCGGGGTGGTGGCGCCGCGGCCGCCCACCGTGGTGAACCAGTTGAGGGTGTTGAACGAGGCGACCTTGACGGTGGCGGGTCCCACCGGCCCGGGTGCGGCCGGGCGCGGATTGGCGCGCCGGAAGACCGCCGGTTCGGTGGGGTGCAGCCGGTAGGCGCCGAAGCCATAACCGAGCACGCCGGTCAGGCCGCGCACCGTGTCGCCCGGCCGGACCACGTGCGGCTCGGTGAACGGGATGGTGGCGGGGTTCTGCACGGTGGAGCCGTCGTCGATGAGCAGCCGCCGCCGGTCGTTGCGTTCTGCGGAGACGCCGGGGCGGTCGGTGGGCTGGAACAGCCGTCCCCCGGCCGAGACCGTCAGCTCCCCGTACCGGCCGAGCCGGTAGTGCTCGGTGGCGGTGAGCTCCTGGGGGAAGGTCACCAGCATGTTCTCCACCGGCTCGAACGTGACGCCCTCCGGCCGGGGCAGGCGGTAGCGGACCGGTTCCACCGTCCCGGTGCCGCACACGTCCACGGCGGTGACCGGGGACAGCTCGGTCAGGCCGTTGAACTCCACGGCCCGTCCGGTGACCAGGACCCGGTCGCCGACCCGCACGTCCCGCACGCCGGGCCCGGCGTAGGCGAACAATCCTTCGGAGGTGGCCGGGTCATCGTCGGGGGAGGGGTCCTGCAGGAAGAAGCCGCCGAGCTGGTCGCCGCGCTGGAAGTCCCCGGTGACGACGCCTTCGACCCGCACGATGCGCCCTGACAGCGGGGTGGCGTCTCCGGGGCCCTGCACCTGGGCGATCCGGTGGGTGGGCGGAGCGCTGCACCCGGGGTCGTCGGCGGGGGCGGCGCCGGAGCCCGAGCCGATCGTCAAGGCGATCGCCAGGGCCGCCGCGCTGGGGGCTGAAGCGGGGGGCATGTATGCGAGGGTGTCACGAAGAGTGATCGGGTGGAAGGCCCAGTGTCACCCTTCAGGTGAGTCGGCCGCCGTGTCGCGATCTGTGGCGGGCGCAGGGGAGTGCTCCCCGTCCCGGGATCCGGTGACCATCGCCCGGTACTGCCGCGGGCTGACCCCGCGCACCCGCTTGAAGGCGGCGCTGAAGGCGAACGGGCTGCCGTAGCCCACCCGCCGCGCCACCGAGGCCACCGTGGCCTCCGGCTCCCGCAGCAGGTCGGCGGCCAGCGCCAGCCGCCAGCCGGTCAGGTAGGCCATCGGCGGCTCGCCGACCAGTTCGGTGAAGCGGCGGGCCAGCGCGGCCCGGGACACCCCGGTCCGGCCCGCCAGCGCGGCCACCGTCCACGGCCGCGCCGGGTCCTGGTGCATCATCCGCAGCGCCCGTCCCACCACCGGGTCGGCGAGCGCCCGGTACCAGGCCGGGGCGGCGTCGCGGCGGCGGGTGAACCAGGTCCGCAGCGACGTGATCAGCAGCAGGTCCAGCAGCCGGTCCAGCATGACCTCCTGGCCCGGCTCGTCGCGGGTCATCTCCTGCTCGAGCAGCGCCACCAGCGGCGATTCCGGCTCCACCGTCAGCAGCGGCGGCAGCGCCGCCAGCAGCCGGGCACCGATCTCGCCGCTCATCCGGTACGTCCCCACCAGCATCCGGTGCGCGCCGTCGGGGGCGTTGCCCCAGGTCCGCACGCCCAGCGTCAGCTCATCGTGCAGGTCGCGCCCGGTGGGGTCGCTGCAGCGCCCGCCGGGGTGGATGACGATGCCGGGCGGTGTGGCCGGGTCGTCGGCGACCACGTACGGGTCCGGGCCGCGGATGATCATCACCTCCCCGGCGCCGGCCTTGACCGGTTCCCCCGCCTGCGGGATCGCCCAGGCCTCCCCGCGCAGCATCGCCACCAGGGTCAGCGGCGCCCGGTCCTGCACCCGCATCGCCCACGGGGGATCCAGGACGGCCTTCAGCAGGAAGGCGCCCCGTGCCCTCGGCCCGTCCAGCAGGCTCGCCAGAGCATCCATGCCGCGAGCCTAGACGCTCGCGTATGAGATCGAGCTTTTCACCTATGGATCGTCTCACCTATGCGGAACTTCACTGAGAGCATGAAAGTGCTCCAGATCTTTTCGCTGGTGGCGGCCGCGACCACGATGGGCCTTGCGGCGGGCCTGTTCACGAGCTTCTCCTACGCCGTCATGCCCGGCCTCGCCCGGACCGGCGACCGCGTGTTCATCGACGCCATGCAGCGCATCAACACCGCCATCCTCAACGGCTGGTTCGCGCTGGTGTTCGCCGGTGCGATCGTCTTCACCGGCCTGGCCGTGGGCGTCCACCTGGGCGGGGACCACCGGGCCATGCTGCCCTGGCTGGTCGCGGCCTTCGCGCTGTACGCGGCGGTGCTGGTGATCACGTTCACCGTCAACGTGCCGCTCAACGACGCCCTCGCCGCCGCCGGCGACGCCGGGGGCCTGGCCGATCCGGCCGCGGTGCGCGCCGAGTTCGAAGGCAGGTGGGTGAGCTGGAACGTCGTGCGCTCGGTGCTGTCCACCGCCGCCCTGGTCTGCCTGGTGTGGGCCCTGATCCGCTCCGGGCGCGCCCTGTAGCCGCGCCGCCGGTCCCGGAGGGCGGGACGGGATCTTGCCGGGGGCGCCCTCTCTTCTCACAGTGAGGGCCCATCCCGCTCAGGCCGGAAGGGGCGAAACGCTCATGAGATCGCCCGTGCGCTCGTCGGCGGCCCTCGCCATGCCGCTTCTGCTCGCCGCGTCCCTGCTCGGCGCGCCGCCGCCGGCGAACGCGGCCGCGCCGCCCGCCGCCCAGCGGCAGGCCCTGTCGGTCGCCCCCAAGGCGGGGGAGTGGGTGTTCCGCGACCGGACGGGCCGTGAGGTGGTGCTGCGGGGCTTCAACGTCTCCGGCAGCGCCAAGCTGCGGGAGACCGGCCTGCTGCCGTTCCGCGACGCGGCGGACGCGGCCCGCTCGGCGCAGGCCATGCGGGACCTCACCGGCGCCAACGCGATCCGCTTCCTGATCACCTGGGAGGGCGTGCAGCCGGCCCCCGGCCGCATCGATCACGCCTACCTGGACCGGGCGGCCGAGCAGATCCGCGCTTTCATCTCCCGCGGCTTTTACGTCCTGCTCGACTATCACCAGGACCTGTACTCGGCGCACCTGTTCCACGCCGGCAGCTGGTACACCGGGGACGGCGCCCCCAGGTGGGCGGTCGAGGGCGGCGGCTATCCCAAGGAGTTCTGCGGCCTGTGCATCGTCTGGGGCCAGAACATGCTGACCAACCAGGCGGTGCGCCGGGCCGCCCGCGACTTTTGGCACAACCGGGCGATGCCGACCGCCGTGGGGCCGGTCCGCGTCCAGGACGCCTTCGTCGAGCAGGCGACCGCGGCCATGGCCCACCTCAAGCGGAGGCTGACCGCCGGGGAGTTCCGATCGATCCTCGGCCTGGACCCCTTCAACGAGCCCTTCGACGGCGGCCTGGACGACGTCCGCGGCGCCGACTGGGAACGGGAGTACCTGCTGCCGTTCTACCGGCGGATGCGCGCCGCGATGGACGCGGCCGGCTGGGACGCCAAGCCCATCTTCGTGGAGCCGCTGCCGTTCTGGAACGTCGGCTTCTTCGAACAGGGCGGCCTGTCGGCGGTCGGGAAACTGGGCGCCCGCTACGTGTTCAACAGCCACTTCTACGACGGCGCCCGCATGACCATCGACCCCCGCCCCGCCGGGGACGGCGCTTATGCCGCGGCCATGAACGAGATCCGCGACCGGGCGCGCACCCTGGCCACCGCCCCGTTCCTTTCTGAGTTCGGCAACCGCATGTCCGGGTTCGGCAGCGACCGCACCCCGTGGATGGTGCGCGCGATGTACCAGGGGGCGGACCACGGCGTCCGCGGCGCCGACTGGTGGCGGCGGGCCGCCTCCGGCGGCACCGTGCTGTCGGCCACCCACTGGCACTGGGACATCTACAGCGGACGCCACCACGAGCCGATGAACGGCAACCCCCGCAAGGTCCGAACCGAAGGCGACGCCTGGAACGATGAGGACTTCTCGGTGGTGCGCACCGACGAGACCGGCCGGGTGAGGCTCCGGCTCGACCGGCGCGTCCTGGACCGCCTCTATCCGAGCGCGGTGGCCGGCGACATCCTGGCGTTCGCCTACGAGGACCTGGCCCGCTCCGGCTTCGCCGGGCGGGGGAGCCAGGCCGCATGGCTGGCGGCCCCGGCCGCGATGCCCAACGTGGCGGCCCTGGTCCACGGCCGCCAGTTCGGCGTGCTGGTCTGGCGCGCCCCCGCCGCCGCGCCGCAGGCGCCGACCGAACTGCACCTGCCCGGCTCGTTCACCCCCGGGCGCACGGTCGTCGTCGGCGATCTGACCGCCCGCCGCGGCCTGTCGTCCTCCGGCCCGGTCCGCATCGCTCCCGAGCCGGGTTCCTCCTCCGCCCGCCGCCTGCTGGTCGACCACGGCGGCGGCGGTGCGGTCCACGTGATGCTGGTCGTCAACGCCGCGACCGGCCCGCCCGTCACCGCCGCCCAGTTGGCCGCCGCCCGCGCCGAACTGACCGCTTGGGCGGCCCGGTACTTTCCGGCGCGCTGACCGGTGAACCCGCCGCGCCCTCTGATGGGCGGGCGTTTCCAGGACGGCGCCGCTCGCGTGGCAGAACGCGCCGTCCGGAACGACACAGCACGATGCGGCACGGGATACCTGGCGAACGCCGGGGACCGGCAGGACAGAAGGTGATGAGCCCCGACGCCCGTGTTAATCGCCTATTCGTGTCCTCAATAGGACATTTAAGGCTTATTGCCTTGGGAAAAGGGTGGAGTTATTCATCGGTAACGGGTTACGAGCCCCGTCCCGCCAGGCCGGGGTGAGCGGCCCGTCCCGGCCACCGCACGGCGGCCCGGACCGGTGATCACCCCGCCGCTGCCCACAGGTGCGCCGGTGCTTCCCGCCCCCGGAACCACAGGAGCGCCCCATGAAGACCTTGGCGAGAATCGCCGCCGCCATCCTCGCCGTCGTCACCGCGCTGAGTCTGTCGGCCACCGGTGCCGCCGCCTCCACCATCACCATCCGGCGGGACGACGCCGGCGGGAGTCCCTACTCCGGCGGCTTCCGCTTCGACAGTCTCGTCCCGATGACTCTGAATCTGCAGATCCTCGGCATGAATGCCGTCGTGCAGTGCGATTCCATCGGCCTGAACGGGAATGTGGGGTCCGACGGCTCCAACTTCGTCCTGAGCGCTGTCTCCTTCGGCAACTGCACCAGCGATATCGGCAACGTGCACTCCATCGGTTTCGAAGGCCTGCCCTACACCCAGGCGACCCTGCGGTACGACCCGCTCCCCGGAGGCAGAGACGGCGTTCTCATCCTCACCGATCCCGGATTGCGGATCCGGTTCTCCCTCAGCGGCGTGGGCACCTGTGGCTACGGCCTGAACGGCAGCATCCCTTCACTCACCGTCAACCTGTACAACCCCGACAACCCCAACCGTCCCGATCCCTCGGTCCCCGAGGCTCAAGCCGAGATCGACAACGCTCCCCTTGCCCGGCAGCCGGGCAGCTCCCTGTTCTGCTCATCGACCGCTGTGCTGGACGGCTACGGCACCCTCAAAGGGCTCGGGGGCTCCGGCGTCTTCGGCCAGACCCTCTACTTCACTCCCTGACCCGCTCCGCACCGCTCGATGACCGGCCGCGGCCGGTCCGCCGCCGAGGCCGGCCGCGGCGCCGAGCGTCTCTGGGCCGGCCATGCCGCCCTTGGGCGGGCCAGGTGCTTCCCGGCGCGGCGACCGGCGACCTTATCTCCGCGACGGACGGGCATTGCGCGGCGACTCTCCTGTGCCGGCTCATGTCGTCTGTGACGACGTGGAACGGTGCGGTGCGGGGTGCCTGCCGGACGGGGGGAGCCGGTGGGGCGGGAGGCAACGAGCGGCACCCCGACGCCCGCTTTAATCGCCCATTTGTGTCCTAAGTGGGACATAAAGGGCGGATTGACTCGGGGTGAGCGGTGGAGTTATCTCCATCAGCAACGGGTTACTTGCCCCGTCCCGCCAGGCCGGGGCGAGTAGTCCGCACCCGGCCACGACACGGCGGCCCGGACCGGTGATCACCCCGCCGTCGCTCACAGGTGTGCCGGTGCTTCCCACCCCACTGATCTATTCAGGAGCACCCCCATGAAGACCTTGGCGAGAATCGCCACCCCCGTCCTCGCCGCCGCCACCGCGCTGGGGCTGATGGCCACCAGCGCCTCCGCCGTGGAGCCCACCGTCACCATCCGCCGCGACGACGGGAACCCCTACTCCGGCAACTTCCGGTTCACCAACCTCTCCCCGCTGACCGTGAGCGCCAGCTTCTCCATCTTCGGCTCCATCACGGCCGAGTGCAGCAACGCCAACTTGAGCGGGACGCTCACCTACGACGGCCTCGACGTCAGCCTGAACTCGGCCTCCGTCTCCGGGTGTACCAGCAGCATCGGCACGGCCAGCGTTTCCTTCGAGCAGCTGCCCTACGACGACGCGGTGGTGAACTACTCCCCGGGCCCCAACGGCCGGGACGGCGCCCTCACCTTCACCGACACCGACCTGCGGGTCAAGGCCACCATCAGCCTCCCCATCCTCGGCACGTTCACCTGCTACTACGGCTTGAACTCCAGCATCACCTCCCTCACCTTCGACCTGTACAACCCCACCAACCCCAACCGCCCCGACACCTCGGTCAACGAGGCCCAGGCCAAGATGCAGAACGCCACCCTCGCCCGGCTGTCGGGCAGCAATGCGCTCTGCCCGGCGACCGGCACGGCCAGCGGCTACGGCACCGTCAAGGGCGAGAAGGTCGCGAACTCCGGCGTCTTCGACCAGACCCTCTACGCCACCCCGGCGTCGTGAGCCTCCGCAGTGCGTCCGGTGCCCGGCCCGCTGAGGGGACCGGCCGGGCCGGGCACCGGGGCGGAGCGGACGGCCGGACCGCTGAGCCCTTCCGGCACGTGATCGCGGCGGTCCGGGACGGGAGCCACGGCGGGATCTGAGGTCGTGACCTGGCAGGTCGCGGCGGCGCCCCTGTCCCGGCCTGCGGAAACGGCGTGCTGCGGCAGGCTCGGTGAACGAGCGGGGCGCCGCCCGGCAGGCGCGGGCGGCGCCCCGCTTCTCGCCGTGCTCCCCCGGAGCCGGAACGCCGACGGTCCCCTCAGCGTCCCGTCGTCTGCTGCGCCGGTTCGGCGCGCGGCCCTTCCCCTTCCCGCGGTTCCGGGGCCGCGGAGCGGGAGGCCGGGACGGTGCGGGCCAGCAGGTGGGCGCCGATGCCCAGGACGGCGGCGGTCACCAGGGCGATGCCCATGGGGACGCCGGTCTCCTCCCCGCCCAGCCCCACCAAGGGGGAGACCAGGGCGCCGCAGGCGAACTGCAGGGCGCCCATCATGGCGGCGCCGGTGCCCGAGGCGTGCCGGGCGCGTCCCAGCGCCAGCGCCGCCGAGTTGCCCATGACGAACGCAACGCAGCTCACCGTCAGGAACAGCACCGGCAGCACCGCGGCGGCGGGCGCTCCGGCGGCCAGCATCGCCAGCAGGACGGCCGAGCCGGTCAGCACGGCGCCCTGGCCGAAGCCCAGCAGCCCTTGCGGGGTGAAACGCCCGATCAGCCGGGCGTTGATCAGCCCGGCGGTCACCATGCCCAGCGCGTTGACGGCGAAGTCCGCCGAGTAGGCGGAGGTGGACAGCCCCAGCACGTTCTTGATCACGAAGGGCGAGGCGGAGATGTAGCCCATCAGCCCGGTGAAGCCCAGCCCGAAGGTGAGGATGTAGCCGAGGTAGCCGCGGTCGGCCAGCAGGTGCCGCATCGTCCGGCCGGTGGCGGCCAGGCCTCCCCGGTGCCGCCGCTCCGGTGGCAGCGACTCGGGGACCACCAGCAGGGCGCCCAGCAGCATCAGCGCCGAGATGCCCGTCAGCGCCCAGAACTCCATGCGCCAGCCGGCGGGCACCAGCAGGCCGCCGGCCAGCGGGGCGACCACGGGGGCGATGCCGCTGATGCTGGTCAGCAGCGAGAACACCTTGGCCGCCGCCTGGCCTCCGGTGCGGTCGGCGGCCACCGCGCGCCCGATGACGATGCCCGCCGCCCCGGCGAAGCCCTGGACGAACCGCGCCGCCACCAGCACCCACACGTTGGGGGACAGCGCGCACACCACGGCGGCGGCGGTGGCCGCGCAGGTGGCGATCAGCAGCGGGACGCGGCGGCCGAAGCGGTCCGACAGCGGGCCGATGGTCAGCTGCCCGACGGCCAGCCCGATCAGGAAGGCGGTGAGCGTGAGCTGGACGCTGGAGGCGCCGGCGCCCAGGTCGTCGGCCATGTCGGTGAAGGCCGGCAGGTACATGTCGGTGGCGAACGGCGCCACCGTGTTCAGCAGGGCCAGGACCACCAGCAGCAGCCCGGACACGCCGGGCCGGGAAGGGACGGCGGGGTTTTTGAGCATGCGTTCCTCGGGTGACGGGAATTTACTTATATATGCATAAACAAATTATCATGGGGCAATGCACCGCTCCTCCGAGCTCCGTGAGCTGGCCCCGGTCCTGCGCGACCTCAACCGCCTTCTGCTGCGCACCGGTCCCCGGCAGGCCGGGATCGCCCCGCTGCCGCCCTCGGAGGCCGACCTGCTGCGGCTGATCGTCCACCAGCCCGGCCTGAGCCCCGGCCGGCTGGCCGCCGCGATGCAGATGAAGCCCAGCAACATCAGCGCCGCCCTGCGGCACTTGGCCGAATTGGGCCTGGTCAGCCGCCAGGTCGACCCGGCGGACCGGCGCAGCGGCCGCGTCCTGCCCACCGACCGGGCCGTGGAGAACGCCCGCCGCATCGAAGACGCGCGGGCGCGCATGCTGGAGGAGGCGCTCGGCGACCTGGCCCCTCACCAGGTGGAGGCGATCCTGCGGGCCGTCCCCGCGCTGCGGGCCCTGGAGCGCGCTCTGCACGCGCGTACCGAACGGGCGGCCGGGGCCGCCGGAGGTGTTGCGGAGCGTCCGTCCGGCCGGGACGGCAAAGCGGGGTGAACGCTCGCAGCGCCGGGCGTTTTGCCTGCTTGCGGGGCTCTTGAAGGCTGGTTGTGACGGTTTGACTACGTTCGGGATTTTTACTTTGCGTCACTCTGGGATGACTTGCCCGATCCTTTAAGGGTCAGTACTTTTCCCTGATATCGGTCCGTTACCTAACTCCCCGCCCGGGGAGTGCGGGCCGGACGCCGAGTCCCGGCGGCGCGCCCCCGCGCCGCGGGAGCCGGGGACCCACTGCTTCTGGGGTGAATCCGCCGCGTGCGGTAGGGCGGCTCCTGGCCCGAACCCGTCAGCTAACCCGGTAGGCGGTCCCAGAGGAGATAACGCATGGATCCCATCGGGGAAAAGATCCTTGAGGTCGCCAAAGCCGAACTGGGATACCGAGAGGAATCGGGCGGCTACACCAAGTACGGCGACTGGTACGGCAAGAACGTCGACAAAAGCCCCTACTTCGCCACCGCGGCCTGGTGCGACATGTTCCTGGCCTGGGCCGCCCACAAGGCCGGCGTCGCCGAGTGGGCGGGCCAGTTCGCCTACACCCCCTTCCACGCCGCGTGGTTCAAGCAGCAGGGCGCCTGGGGCACCGACCCTCAGCCCGGCGCCATCGTCTTCTTCGACTGGGGCGGGTCCAAGAGCCTGGACGCCATCGACCACGTGGGCATCGTGGAGAAGGTCGAGGGGAAGCGCATCCACACCATCGAGGGCAACGCCGACGGCGTCCACCTCAAGCGCAAGGTGCGCACCCCCGACACCATCGTCGGCTACGGCTACCCCTCCAAGGTCAAGGTCAAGGGCAAGTCGGTCGAGTCGGTGACCTCCTCCGGCGCCCCCCCGGAAAAGTACGTGCCCAAGCACGCCGCCCCCGCGCCCAAGGTCGACTCGCTCGGCGGCGGGGCGACCGCCGTCGCCGCCACCCAGGGCGTCGCCCCCCGCGAGCGGGAGAACCCGCCGCAGGAGCAGCACCTGCCGGGGCTCACCGACCTGCTGACGATCGCCCTCGCCGGCAGCGTGGCGCTGGCGGTGGGCAAGTCGGCCGTCGTCAAGCTGCCGGAACTGCGGATCCCCGGCTCGCTGCGCCTGGAGGGGCTGCGGCTGCCGACCTCCTCGCCGATCCGGGTCCGCAAGCGCGGACGCCACCACCGCACCCCGGTGGCGCTGCCCGCCGACGTCACCCCCGCGGACCTGGCCGCCGCCGACCGCGAGACCGTGGCGATGCCCCTGGTCAGCGCGGCGGTGGCCGCCGAGGCCGAGGACCGGGAGTTCTGGAGCCAGATCTCCCGCCTGGAGGAGGAGGGCGACCTGGAGTTCTGGAGCGCGATCGCCGACGCGGTCGCCGAGGCCGAGGTCAAGGTCCCGGCCTCGGGCGAGCGGGCCTGACCGTCCGCCGCGACCCCCCGACCGTCCGGCCCGGCCGCAGCGCGGCCGGGCCGGACGCTTCCTTATGTCCCATTGCGGCGCAACACCGGTCACCGCCGCATCAAAGATCCCGGTTTCGCAGGTTTCGCCGGGCGCACCCCCTGGGCAAATTCCTAGTAAACAGGTAGAGTTGCCATGTATATCCCGGTTTCGTTCCCAGGGGGCGAGATGACCACTTTCGACCAGGCTCTGGAGGCCCCGGCGGCCTCCGCCGGTCGTGCCCATGTGATCCGCACCGATGAGGAAGCCCTCGAGATCGCCGCGCGGCTGGCCGCCGAGTTCGCGCCCGGCGCCGCCGAGCGCGACGCCCGGCGCCTGCTGCCGCGGGCCGAGCTGGACCGGCTGTCGGAGAGCGGGCTGCTGGCGATCACCGTGCCGCGCCGCTACGGCGGAGCCGACGTGCGCGCCGACACCCTCGCCGAGGTCTACCGCCTGCTGGCCGAGGCCGACCCCAACATCGCCCAGATCCCCCACAGCCACGTGGTCTACCTGCGCGTGCTGACCCAGCAGGGCAGCGAGGAGCAGCGGCGCTACTTCTTCGGCGAGGCGCTGGCCGGCAAGCGTTTCGGCAACGCCCAGTCCGAGGCCGGCACCCGGCACGCCCAGGAGTACCGCACCCGGCTCGTCCCCGACGGCAACGGCGGCTACCTGCTGAACGGGGACAAGCACTACTGCACCGGCGCGCTGTTCGCGCACTGGGTCCCGGTGCTGGCCCAGCTGGAGGTGCCGGGCCAGGGCGACCGGCTGCACGTGGCCTACGTGCCCCGCGGCGCCCCCGGGCTGGAGGTCGTCGACGACTGGACGGGCATGGGGCAGCGGCTGACCGCCAGCGGCACGGTGCGGCTGCGGAACGTCTGGGTGCCGGCCGAGCGCGTGGTGCCCCACCACCTGACCTTCACCGGGCCGCAGGTCCACGGTGCCTACGCGCAGCTGCTGCACGCGGCCATCGACGTGGGCATCGCCGGGGGCGCGCTGCGCGATGCGGCCGAGTTCATCCGCACCAAGGCCCGGCCCTGGCCGGACAGCGGGTGCGGCAAGGCCGCCGAAGACCCGCTGCTCATCCAGCGGTTCGGGGAGCTGGTGATCGCCGAGCGGTCGGCGCGGGCGCTGCTGGCCGAGGCCGGCCGGGCGGTGGAACGTGCCAGGCATGATCTCACCGACGAGAGCGCCGCCGCCGCCTCGATCGCGGTGGCCACCGCCAAGGCGGTCGCCGACCGGGCCAGCGTGGAGATCTCCAACGCGCTGTTCGAGCTGTCGGGCACCCGCTCCAGCCTGGAGGAGCACAACCTGCACCGGCACTGGCGCAACGCGCGCACCCACACCCTCCACGACCCGGTCCGCTGGAAGATCCAGCACATCGGCCGCTACGCGCTCAACGGCACGCTGCCTCCGCGGCACG contains these protein-coding regions:
- a CDS encoding ExeM/NucH family extracellular endonuclease, whose product is MPPASAPSAAALAIALTIGSGSGAAPADDPGCSAPPTHRIAQVQGPGDATPLSGRIVRVEGVVTGDFQRGDQLGGFFLQDPSPDDDPATSEGLFAYAGPGVRDVRVGDRVLVTGRAVEFNGLTELSPVTAVDVCGTGTVEPVRYRLPRPEGVTFEPVENMLVTFPQELTATEHYRLGRYGELTVSAGGRLFQPTDRPGVSAERNDRRRLLIDDGSTVQNPATIPFTEPHVVRPGDTVRGLTGVLGYGFGAYRLHPTEPAVFRRANPRPAAPGPVGPATVKVASFNTLNWFTTVGGRGATTPLERERQLAKLVAALKGMDADVVGLMEVENNGDAAVKALVDRLNAAVGAGAYSWIRHPGPGGDAIHVALIYRPGRVRPVGPARTAADAVFERPPLAQTFRHAGGGTPFTVIVGHLKSKRCDGASGPDADQGDGQGCYNARRVRQARALAELAAAVPHPLVIGDLNSYGREDPIKTLAASGLAGQTERFVPAGRRYSHVFDGQAGELDHVLAPPALARWITGVTIWHINADEPPIVDYNTEDNPPRLYRPDAYRSSDHDPVIVGLRPPGAPQRR
- a CDS encoding AraC family transcriptional regulator, which gives rise to MDALASLLDGPRARGAFLLKAVLDPPWAMRVQDRAPLTLVAMLRGEAWAIPQAGEPVKAGAGEVMIIRGPDPYVVADDPATPPGIVIHPGGRCSDPTGRDLHDELTLGVRTWGNAPDGAHRMLVGTYRMSGEIGARLLAALPPLLTVEPESPLVALLEQEMTRDEPGQEVMLDRLLDLLLITSLRTWFTRRRDAAPAWYRALADPVVGRALRMMHQDPARPWTVAALAGRTGVSRAALARRFTELVGEPPMAYLTGWRLALAADLLREPEATVASVARRVGYGSPFAFSAAFKRVRGVSPRQYRAMVTGSRDGEHSPAPATDRDTAADSPEG
- a CDS encoding DUF1772 domain-containing protein, with the protein product MKVLQIFSLVAAATTMGLAAGLFTSFSYAVMPGLARTGDRVFIDAMQRINTAILNGWFALVFAGAIVFTGLAVGVHLGGDHRAMLPWLVAAFALYAAVLVITFTVNVPLNDALAAAGDAGGLADPAAVRAEFEGRWVSWNVVRSVLSTAALVCLVWALIRSGRAL
- a CDS encoding cellulase family glycosylhydrolase; its protein translation is MRSPVRSSAALAMPLLLAASLLGAPPPANAAAPPAAQRQALSVAPKAGEWVFRDRTGREVVLRGFNVSGSAKLRETGLLPFRDAADAARSAQAMRDLTGANAIRFLITWEGVQPAPGRIDHAYLDRAAEQIRAFISRGFYVLLDYHQDLYSAHLFHAGSWYTGDGAPRWAVEGGGYPKEFCGLCIVWGQNMLTNQAVRRAARDFWHNRAMPTAVGPVRVQDAFVEQATAAMAHLKRRLTAGEFRSILGLDPFNEPFDGGLDDVRGADWEREYLLPFYRRMRAAMDAAGWDAKPIFVEPLPFWNVGFFEQGGLSAVGKLGARYVFNSHFYDGARMTIDPRPAGDGAYAAAMNEIRDRARTLATAPFLSEFGNRMSGFGSDRTPWMVRAMYQGADHGVRGADWWRRAASGGTVLSATHWHWDIYSGRHHEPMNGNPRKVRTEGDAWNDEDFSVVRTDETGRVRLRLDRRVLDRLYPSAVAGDILAFAYEDLARSGFAGRGSQAAWLAAPAAMPNVAALVHGRQFGVLVWRAPAAAPQAPTELHLPGSFTPGRTVVVGDLTARRGLSSSGPVRIAPEPGSSSARRLLVDHGGGGAVHVMLVVNAATGPPVTAAQLAAARAELTAWAARYFPAR
- a CDS encoding multidrug effflux MFS transporter, whose amino-acid sequence is MLKNPAVPSRPGVSGLLLVVLALLNTVAPFATDMYLPAFTDMADDLGAGASSVQLTLTAFLIGLAVGQLTIGPLSDRFGRRVPLLIATCAATAAAVVCALSPNVWVLVAARFVQGFAGAAGIVIGRAVAADRTGGQAAAKVFSLLTSISGIAPVVAPLAGGLLVPAGWRMEFWALTGISALMLLGALLVVPESLPPERRHRGGLAATGRTMRHLLADRGYLGYILTFGLGFTGLMGYISASPFVIKNVLGLSTSAYSADFAVNALGMVTAGLINARLIGRFTPQGLLGFGQGAVLTGSAVLLAMLAAGAPAAAVLPVLFLTVSCVAFVMGNSAALALGRARHASGTGAAMMGALQFACGALVSPLVGLGGEETGVPMGIALVTAAVLGIGAHLLARTVPASRSAAPEPREGEGPRAEPAQQTTGR
- a CDS encoding MarR family winged helix-turn-helix transcriptional regulator, which produces MHRSSELRELAPVLRDLNRLLLRTGPRQAGIAPLPPSEADLLRLIVHQPGLSPGRLAAAMQMKPSNISAALRHLAELGLVSRQVDPADRRSGRVLPTDRAVENARRIEDARARMLEEALGDLAPHQVEAILRAVPALRALERALHARTERAAGAAGGVAERPSGRDGKAG
- a CDS encoding CHAP domain-containing protein: MDPIGEKILEVAKAELGYREESGGYTKYGDWYGKNVDKSPYFATAAWCDMFLAWAAHKAGVAEWAGQFAYTPFHAAWFKQQGAWGTDPQPGAIVFFDWGGSKSLDAIDHVGIVEKVEGKRIHTIEGNADGVHLKRKVRTPDTIVGYGYPSKVKVKGKSVESVTSSGAPPEKYVPKHAAPAPKVDSLGGGATAVAATQGVAPRERENPPQEQHLPGLTDLLTIALAGSVALAVGKSAVVKLPELRIPGSLRLEGLRLPTSSPIRVRKRGRHHRTPVALPADVTPADLAAADRETVAMPLVSAAVAAEAEDREFWSQISRLEEEGDLEFWSAIADAVAEAEVKVPASGERA
- a CDS encoding SfnB family sulfur acquisition oxidoreductase; the encoded protein is MTTFDQALEAPAASAGRAHVIRTDEEALEIAARLAAEFAPGAAERDARRLLPRAELDRLSESGLLAITVPRRYGGADVRADTLAEVYRLLAEADPNIAQIPHSHVVYLRVLTQQGSEEQRRYFFGEALAGKRFGNAQSEAGTRHAQEYRTRLVPDGNGGYLLNGDKHYCTGALFAHWVPVLAQLEVPGQGDRLHVAYVPRGAPGLEVVDDWTGMGQRLTASGTVRLRNVWVPAERVVPHHLTFTGPQVHGAYAQLLHAAIDVGIAGGALRDAAEFIRTKARPWPDSGCGKAAEDPLLIQRFGELVIAERSARALLAEAGRAVERARHDLTDESAAAASIAVATAKAVADRASVEISNALFELSGTRSSLEEHNLHRHWRNARTHTLHDPVRWKIQHIGRYALNGTLPPRHGAI